Proteins from a single region of Candidatus Methylomirabilota bacterium:
- a CDS encoding DnaJ C-terminal domain-containing protein, with protein sequence MRRDYYAVLGVVATAGPREVRQAFRRLARQYSPDVNFWDAQARALFEEISEAYRVLSDPAARTMYDRFGTAVLGDAALPAGRRGEDAHVAVELEFAQVVRGARTRVDVQRFSPCAACGASGQAAGARCAACAGRGVRQRLEAVDVEIPAGADTGAQIRVAGEGHAGPFGGPRGDLVVSTRVREHPFFRRKGESVHCEVPISVWEVLLGARIRVPTPAGEAVLVVPPGATGGQVFRLRGQGLPRLAGEGTGDLYVTIGIEVPTGLDARTHDLVRQLERLMPMEPRATLARFRGGAA encoded by the coding sequence ATGCGGCGCGACTATTACGCGGTGCTGGGGGTCGTGGCCACGGCGGGACCGCGCGAAGTGCGCCAGGCGTTCCGGCGCCTGGCACGGCAGTACTCGCCCGACGTCAATTTCTGGGACGCCCAGGCCCGCGCCCTGTTCGAGGAGATCTCCGAGGCCTACCGCGTGCTGAGCGACCCGGCCGCGCGCACCATGTACGACCGGTTCGGCACGGCCGTCCTGGGCGACGCCGCGCTGCCTGCCGGACGGCGCGGCGAGGACGCGCACGTCGCGGTGGAGCTCGAGTTCGCGCAGGTCGTGCGCGGCGCGCGGACGCGCGTCGACGTGCAGCGCTTCTCGCCGTGCGCCGCGTGCGGGGCGTCGGGCCAGGCGGCGGGCGCCCGCTGCGCCGCGTGCGCGGGGCGCGGCGTTCGGCAGCGGCTCGAGGCCGTCGACGTCGAGATCCCGGCCGGCGCCGATACGGGCGCGCAGATCCGCGTCGCGGGCGAGGGCCACGCGGGTCCGTTCGGAGGGCCGCGCGGCGACCTGGTGGTCAGCACGCGGGTCCGCGAGCACCCGTTCTTCCGGCGCAAGGGCGAGAGCGTCCACTGCGAGGTGCCGATCAGCGTCTGGGAGGTGCTGCTCGGCGCGCGTATCCGGGTGCCGACGCCCGCCGGCGAGGCGGTGCTCGTCGTCCCGCCCGGCGCGACCGGCGGGCAGGTGTTCCGGCTCCGCGGGCAGGGGCTGCCGCGCCTCGCGGGCGAGGGGACCGGCGACCTCTACGTCACGATCGGCATCGAGGTGCCGACCGGGCTCGACGCGCGGACTCACGACCTCGTGCGGCAGCTGGAGCGGCTGATGCCGATGGAGCCCCGCGCGACGCTCGCGCGATTCCGGGGGGGTGCGGCGTGA
- a CDS encoding MerR family transcriptional regulator, with protein sequence MNDRGKPRYMIGVVAEMLAVHPQTLRFYEKKGLVRPSRTVGRTRMYSQEDVDELARLLRLTRDLGVNLAGTEIILKMRRRMLEMQKQIEDLLAYVREDGGEPKRETAQEPREALVRAASGQLGPVDLF encoded by the coding sequence GTGAACGACCGCGGCAAGCCTCGCTACATGATCGGGGTCGTCGCCGAGATGCTGGCCGTCCATCCCCAGACGCTCCGGTTCTACGAGAAGAAGGGGCTGGTGCGCCCGAGCCGGACGGTCGGGCGGACGCGCATGTACTCTCAGGAGGACGTGGACGAGCTCGCGCGCCTGCTCCGGCTCACGCGCGACCTCGGCGTGAATCTCGCGGGCACCGAGATCATCCTAAAGATGAGACGCCGGATGCTCGAAATGCAGAAGCAGATCGAGGACCTGCTCGCGTACGTCCGCGAGGACGGCGGCGAGCCGAAGCGCGAGACGGCGCAGGAACCCCGCGAGGCGCTCGTGCGGGCGGCCTCCGGACAGCTCGGGCCCGTCGACCTCTTCTGA